Proteins from a genomic interval of Flavobacteriales bacterium TMED191:
- a CDS encoding DUF4442 domain-containing protein has product MNSLSIQQIKIVNQFTSWRFIFFLIWKLPMGFISGIRVKSLDDKQCEVTVPFNFLNKNPFKSMYFAVQAMAAELSTGALVFVHRSNKNTSIIVTNFESIYHKKAVTKIRFLCADGGRILTSLKKAEETNQPQKCIMRSRGYDTSGVCVSEFKVTWSIKKR; this is encoded by the coding sequence ATGAATTCCCTCTCTATCCAACAAATTAAAATTGTAAATCAATTTACGTCATGGAGATTTATTTTTTTTCTGATTTGGAAATTGCCTATGGGTTTTATTTCTGGAATAAGAGTTAAATCCTTGGATGATAAACAATGTGAAGTGACAGTACCTTTCAATTTTTTGAACAAAAACCCTTTTAAATCAATGTATTTTGCAGTTCAAGCCATGGCCGCTGAATTATCCACAGGTGCACTTGTTTTTGTTCATCGAAGCAATAAAAATACGTCTATTATAGTAACTAATTTTGAGTCAATTTACCATAAAAAAGCAGTTACTAAAATTAGATTTTTATGTGCAGATGGTGGTAGGATATTAACTTCATTAAAAAAGGCAGAAGAGACTAACCAACCTCAAAAATGTATTATGAGATCAAGAGGATACGATACTAGTGGAGTTTGTGTTTCGGAATTTAAAGTAACGTGGTCTATAAAAAAAAGATAA